TGGCGGCAGATAAAGGTACCGCAACATTCTCTGATCTCGCTAACTCTGTATCGGCTGAATACAACTTTTGGCTCGGTGATGCCTTTGCCTCAGGTGGCTCGAACGGTTATGACCACAAGGCGATGGGGATTACGGCAAAAGGTGGTTGGGAGTCGGTCAAACGTCATTTCCGAGAAATGGGAGTGGATTGTCAGACGACCGATTTTACCGCAGTTGGCATTGGTGATATGGCAGGAGATGTCTTTGGCAACGGGATGCTATTGTCAAAACACACTTGTTTGGTTGCCGCGTTTAACCATTTACACATTTTTATTGATCCAACACCAGATGCTGCAGCGAGTTGGCAAGAGCGTGAGCGTTTATTCAACTTGCCTCGCTCTAGCTGGGAGGATTATAACCGTGAGCTGATTTCTGCTGGTGGGGGCGTATTCTCACGTAAGGCGAAATCCATCACCTTAACACCTGAGATTCAAAAACTACTTGGTACTAAAAAGGCCTCATTAGCCCCTAATGATCTGATAAAAATGATCTTGGCGATGAACGTTGATCTTCTGTGGAATGGTGGTATCGGGACTTATATCAAAGCCTCATCAGAGACGCATATGGATGTGGGAGACCGCGCCAATGATGTGCTGCGTATCAACGGTAAAGAGCTCAAAGCGAGAGTTGTGGGTGAAGGTGGTAACCTAGGTATGACGCAACTTGGTCGTATTGAGTTCGCCCTTGCTGGTGGACGGGTCAATACTGACTTTGTTGATAACGTTGGCGGGGTGGATTGCTCAGATAACGAAGTCAATATTAAGATCTTCTTAAATGGCTTGGTTGCAAATGGTGATCTTACAGTAAAACAACGCAACCTGATCCTTGAATCAATGGAAGATGAAGTCGGTGATATTGTTCTTGATGACGCTTATTGTCAGTCCGAGTCTATCTCTGTAACCGATTATCAAGGCGTCTCTCTGGTTAAAGAGCAACTCCGCTTTATACACGCAATGGAGAAAGCGGGGCATCTTGATCGCGCGCTTGAATATATTCCAGACGATGAAACCTTGCTAGAACGTGAAAAGCAGGGCGTTGGATTAACCAGACCAGAGCTGGCTGTGCTTGTAGCATACGGCAAGATGGTCTTGAAAGAAGAGTTAGTTCATGAAGATATTGCCAATGATGCATTTCATGCCAAACTACTCGCCGAATACTTCCCTACAGAGTTACGCCGTAACTACTTAGCACAAATGGAAAACCATCCATTACGCCGAGAAATTATCGCGACTATGCTAGCTAACCAGATGGTTAATGAGATGGGATGCAACTTTGTTACCCGTCTTCAAGAGGAGACTGGAGCATCGGTGGTTGATATTGCCAATGCGTATGCCGCTTCGCGAGAAATCTTCGGTTTAGGTCAAGTGCTCAAAGAGATTCGAGCGCAAGATAATATTGCTACGGCCGAAGCTCAGTACGATATGATGTTTGCGGTTCGTCGGACATTAAGACGACTAAGTCGTTGGATTTTGCGCAATCGAAAAGGTCGCCAGTCTGTTGGAGCGTTGATCGATCTCTATCAAGCTGATGTTGATAAGGTAAAATCTGAACTCGACAAGTTGTTGGTTTCCGAAGAAGTTGTGGAACACAATCTTGAGGCACAAGCTTGGGTCGAGCAAGGGATGACTCCAGAAGTCGCCAACTATATATCGCGACTCTCTAGCCTCTATTCGGTTCTGGATATTTCCACTGTATCGACTGAGAAAGGCATGGCGGTAGAAAAAGTGGCTCAACTTTACTTCAACTTGGGAGATCGCTTGTCGCTACACTGGTTCTTAAACCAGATCAACAATCAAGCTGTTGATAACCATTGGCAAGCTTTAGCAAGAGCGGCATTTCGGGAAGACCTCGATTGGCAACAACGCCTGCTGACGGCTCAAGTATTAAGTTGTGGTTGTCTGAGCCAAGAAATGGATGTAATTCAATCACTAGATGATTGGATTAACAGTAATCAATCATCGCTTAACCGTTGGGAAAGCATTCTAAACGAGTTCAAAGTGGGATCTGTGCATGAATTTGCAAAATTCTCTGTCGCTTTACGCGAATTGATGCTTTTAAATTTGAATTGTTCTGCAAATGAGTAAATAATAACGCCCCGTTTATACGGGGCTTTTTTCTATCGGAGGCAGAATGCTTTACCGTCTAGCCAGGACTGGCTTTTTCCAACTTGATGCCGAAAAGGCACATGATTTAGCAATTCAAAACTTCAAGCGCTTTACCGGCACACCATTTGATCTTTTCTACCGTCAACAACTTCCGCATCGTCCAGTTGAATGTATGGGTATTACATTCCGCAATCCAGTTGGCCTAGCGGCAGGCTTGGACAAAAATGGCGAGTGTATTGAAGCGTTCGATGCGATGGGATTCGGCTTTGTTGAAGTGGGTACGGTGACACCACGTCCACAATCAGGTAACGATAAACCGCGTATTTTCCGTCTAGTTGACGCGGAAGGTATCATCAACCGAATGGGTTTTAACAACCTAGGCGTTGATAATTTGATCGACAATATTAAGAAAGCAAAATACGACTGTGTATTGGGTATCAATATTGGTAAAAACAAAGATACACCGATTGAAAAGGGTACTGAAGATTACTTGATCTGCATGGAGAAGGTATATCAATACGCAGGCTACATTGCGGTGAACATCTCATCACCAAATACACCAGGGCTGCGCACTCTGCAGTATGGTGAAGCACTCGATGAACTTCTTGGTGCATTGAAAGAGAAACAAACGGAATTGAACGAAAAGCATGGTAAGTACGTGCCGGTTGCACTTAAGATCGCGCCTGATCTTACCGATGAGGAAATTCGCCAAATCTGTCAATCATTGATCAAGTTTGAGATTGATGGCGTGATTGCAACCAACACAACACTGGATCGTACCATTGTTGAAGGTATGAAGCATGCAAACGAAGCTGGTGGCTTGAGTGGTCGTCCGGTTCAATCTCGCAGCACGGAAGTTGTGCGTCAGTTGCATCAAGAGTTAGGTGACAAACTACCGATTATTGGAGTAGGTGGGGTAGATTCATACGTCGCAGCCAAAGAGAAGATGATGGCGGGTGCTAAACTGGTTCAAGTTTACTCTGGCTTTATTTACCACGGCCCTGGCTTGGTAAAAGAGATTGTAAAGAACATCTAATTTAAGCAGTTAATAGGTGACGGTGTCACATCGACATTCTTCACTAATTGATTGTCTGAATAGGAGGAAATGAGAAATCATTTCCTCTTTTTTTTTTGATCGCAGTGCATACACTTTCGCATAAAGAGGGAAAGGTAATTAAGTGTTTTACCTATATTCACTTTAACAAATGAGATTGGATTGATGCTTAAACCCAGCGACAAATGGACTTGGTACTATGATGATGCTAACCAGCATTTGATGCTGGATTTGGGCAACGACATGGTTTTCAAAACAAATCTATGCCGAAAATTGATAGTGGAGTGCGCGGTCGGTGTGAATGAGTTCACCGTCGATGACGCTTCGGCTTTTCAAACCTACAAAGAGCAAATCTCTCACTTAGACCTCAGTGAACCGCGTCAAGCGGAGCTAGCCCTCTACTGTGTGGCGGCAAAACGTTTTCATAAGCCAGTTCAACCTAAGAGCTGGTTCTTCGATAGTCTTTCTGATGGCTCAATTATTCCCGAAGAAGGGGATTTCGTCCGCTTGGCAAATAGTCATGGTCATGGCAGCTTTATCGTACTAGAAGTAGGAGAGTGCGCCAGTCTCTGTGCGTCAATAAATTTGGACGACTTTAGCCTTAATGGCAGTAAAAGCCTGTCATTTGGACAAGCAATCAAAGTTATGCATGACCGTACTCAGGTTATCAACCATAGTTTCCTTACTCAGCCTATGAGACTTGTAGGCTAATTTTACTGTTTCGTTCCTTCATTTATTCATTTCCTGTCGGCCTAAGTGCCGACTTTTTTTATGCCTGCTTTGCGTCAACTCGTGACGTTTTATGGCTTTCCATGTGTGATTCCCCTTACAAAAAATCATCTATTTAACTATTTTTTGTCCAATAAATTTTGCTAGCCAATGTCAATGTGATGCATTTATTCCTCTATTAGGCTAATTATGTAACTAAATTACACCTCAAACAAGCCGTTGGTATAGACCAGGTATGTAGCGAATAAGTATTCACTATCGCTAGGAGCATTGATTTCAGGTAGGTGTTTAAACCAGCAACGTCCGCGGTCTGGTTGGGACGAGATTGATGATTTGCTAAGCGAATAACGGAGAGTTGGCGAGAAAAGTGAGATTCAATTAACGGAAATGGGTGTGGTCAGGTATAATGCGGGGTCATTTATTACGAACATTAGAAGACTATGCATCAATATCTTGCAGTAACTTCAAACGGGTTAGAGAACCTGTTAGTAGAAGAGCTAACCAAACTAGGCATTGCCGACGCTAAGCCAGTACAGGCAGGGGTGAGATTTAAAGCGACCAACGAGCAAATTTATCGTTGCTGTTTATGGAGTCGTTTAGCCTCACGTTTCGTCCGTATTTTGTCTGAATTTACTTGCCAAGATGACATGGATCTTTACTCAGTTGCATCTGCAGTGAACTGGATTGACCATTTTCACAGCTCTAAAAAGCTCGTTGTTGATTTCAACGGTACTAACCGTGAGATTCGCAATAGCCAATACGGCGCGATGAAAGTGAAAGATGCAATTGTGGACTGTTTTACGAAGAAAAATCTTCCGCGTCCGTCGATCAGTAAAGATCATGCAGATCTTCGCATTCACGTCCGTTTGCACAAAGACAAAGCCATTTTGGGTATTGATATGGTGGGCGGTGGCCTGCATCAACGTGGCTATCGTGAGCAAGCAGGTAAAGCACCACTTCGTGAAACATTGGCTGCTGCGATTATTCTTCGTAGTGGTTGGGATGCGTCGAAAAACTTCCTTGACCCAATGTGTGGCTCAGGCACGCTTGTTATTGAGGCTGCGATGATGGCGGCTAACATGGCGCCAGGTGTCAAGCGCAAGGCGTGGGGCTTTGAAGTATTACAAGATTTCGATGCAGAGCTTTGGGCAGAGGTTAAGTCTGAGGCCGCGGTTCAAGCTCGACGAGGTGTCAAAAAAGTTGACGCTAAATTCTTTGGTTTCGACAATGATGAGCGAGTGATTAAAACAGCTCGTGATAACGCTCGTCGTGCTGGTGTTGAAGAGTTAGTGACTTTCGAGGTGGGGGATGCGGCACTGGTTAAGCGTCCTGCTGGCTTTGAAGATGGCGTAGTCGTTTGTAACCCACCATACGGTGAGCGCTTAGGCACTCATCCTGGTTTGATTGCGTTGTATACCGCGTTTGGCGCACAGTTAAAATCAGAGTTTGGCGGTTGCCAAGCATCGATTTTCTCAAGTTCTGATGAGCTATTGAGCTGTCTACGCATGCGTGCAGATAAGCAGTTCAAACTGAACAATGGTGCGTTACCGTGTCACCAGAAAAACTATCAAATTGCCGAGCGAACTGGCGAAGCTGTGAGTGACAATGTCACTGAAACAGTGATCGCACCTGATTTCGCCAACCGTTTGAAAAAGAACATCGGAAAGATTGGTAAGTGGGCGCGTAAAGAAGAGCTCGATTGCTACCGAATCTATGATGCAGATTTACCCGAGTATAACGTAGCGATTGATGTTTACCTCGATCACCTTGTGATTCAAGAGTACGCCGCACCAAAGAGTATTCCAGAGGAGACGGCAAAACGCCGTTTGACTGATATCATCCGTGCAGCCATCCAAGTGACGGGTGTAGAAGCAAACAAAGTTGTACTTAAAACTCGTGAAAAGCAAAAAGGCCGTGCGCAGTATCAAAAGCTTTCTCAGCAATCAGAAACCATGCAGGTTAACGAATACGGGGTAAACCTTGTTGTTAACCTTCACGATTATCTTGATACCGGTGTGTTCTTGGATCATAAGTTAACGCGTCGCCGTTTAGGCCAGATGGCTCAAGGCAAAGATTTCTTAAACTTGTTTGCTTACACTGGGTCGGCGACGGTTCATGCCGCTTGCGGTGGTGCCCGTTCAACGACAACAGTGGATATGTCTAACACGTACCTTGAGTGGGCAAAAGAGAACATGCAGCTCAACGGGCAGGTGGGGCGTCAACATCAGTACGTCCAAGCCGATTGTTTGCAATGGTTGGAAAAAGCAAACGGCAGTTACGATCTAATCTTTATCGATCCACCAACGTTTTCTAACTCAAAACGTATGGAACAGACGTTTGACGTGCAACGTGATCATATTCAACTGATGCGTAACCTTAAACGCTTGTTAAAAGCGCAGGGTACGATCGTCTTTTCTAACAATAAACGTCACTTTAAGATGGACCTTGAGGCATTGGCTGAGTTGGGGTTAGAGGCGAAGAACATTTCCTCACAAACTCTGCCACTAGACTTCAGTCGTAACAAGCATATTCATAACTGCTGGTTAGTGACACACAAAGGTGAATAGGATTAATCATTGATTACCTTATATAGCACGGAAGGGTGCCATCTCTGCGAGATGGCACTGGCTTTGGCAACACAATTAGACATTTCACTCCCAATTGAAGTGGTCGATATCGCATTCGATGATGAGTTGTTTTCACGTTACGGGGTCACTATTCCCGTTCTCTCCTATGGTGAAAGTGAGCTCAATTGGCCATTTGAATTAGAGCAACTACAGATTTGGTTAGAGAATAATGGCATTACTTACCATAAATAACGGCCTACTAGGCTTTGGCGACCGTCCACTATTGGATAATGTGGACTTTGCGCTGCAAGAAAATGAACGTGTGTGTTTGGTTGGGCGTAATGGTGCGGGTAAGTCGACACTGATGAAAGTGTTGGCCGGTGAAGTCATTATGGACGACGGTAAGCTAACCGTTACCCAAGATGTCGTTATCTCGCGCCTTGAGCAAGATCCACCTCGCAATCAAGAGGGAACGGTATTCGATTATGTTTCCGCTGGATTGGCTGAAATAGGCGAGCAACTCAAGATCTATCAAGATCAGCTTGATCTGATTGCAAAAGACCCGAGTGAGAAAAACATCAACAAACTGGCTCGCATCCAAGAGCAGTTAGAACACTCAGGTGCATGGCGATTTGAAGACCGTATCCAAAACGTTTTAACCGCACTTAAATTGGATGGTCACACAAAGCTAACTGATTTATCAGGTGGCTGGCAGCGTAAGGCTGCGCTCGCACGCGCATTGGTTCGTGACCCAGACGTTCTGCTCCTTGACGAACCAACTAACCACTTGGATGTAACTACGATTGAGTGGTTGGAGAACTTCCTCAAAGACTTTCGTGGTTCAATTATCTTTATTTCTCACGACCGTGCATTTATTAAATCTATGGCGACTCGCATCGTTGACTTAGATCGCGGCAACCTGGCTTCATTTCCTGGGAACTACGATCAGTATCTGATTGATAAAGAGGAGATGCTGCGCGTAGAAGAAATGCAAAATGCTGAGTTTGACAAAAAACTTGCGCAGGAAGAGGTTTGGATTCGCCAGGGCATCAAAGCACGCCGTACCCGTAACGAAGGTCGTGTTCGTGCTTTGAAGAAACTTCGAGAAGAGCGTTCAGATCGCCGCGAAGTGCAAGGTAAAGCCAATATCCAAATCGATGATGCAAATCGCTCAGGTAAAATCATCTTTGAGGCGACTAACCTTAGCTTTGATATTGATGGTCAGCAAATTGTCTCCGATTTCACCTTCAACGTAATGCGTGGTGATCGTATCGCTCTGATCGGGCCTAACGGTTGTGGCAAGAGTACCTTGCTTAAGCTTCTGCTTGGTGACATTCAACCCACTCAAGGTCGTTTGCATTGCGGAACCAAGCTAGAGGTCGCGTACTTCGACCAATATAGAGAAGTGTTAGACCCAGAAAAGTCAGTGATTGACAATCTCGCGGATGGTAAACAAGAAGTGATGGTTAACGGTCGACAACGTCATGCGTTGAGCTATTTACAAGACTTTCTGTTCCCACCGCATCGCTCGCGCACACCAGTAAAAGCACTTTCAGGTGGTGAAAAGAACCGTCTGCTGCTAGCAAGAATATTCCTTCGTCCAAATAATTTATTGGTGCTTGATGAACCAACTAACGATTTAGATATCGAAACTTTGGAACTTTTAGAAGATTTGCTTGCCAACTATCAAGGTACGTTATTGCTTGTCAGCCACGATCGCCAGTTTGTTGATAATACCGTCGCAACCAGTTGGATCTTTGAAGGTGATGGCGTCATTGAGGAGTTCGTTGGTGGTTATCATGATGCGCAGCAACAGCGTGCTCAAGTAAAGCAATCTCGTGCGGTGGAAAAACCAGCAAAAGAGAAACCGGTAGTTGAGGCAAGTCTCAAAACTGTGCCAGCGAAAGGAAAGCCGAAGAAGTTATCCTATAAACTACAGCGCGAATTAGAGGAACTTCCTGTTAAATTGGAAGAACTTGAAACCGAAATTGAATCGCTGCAAGAGTTGGTAAACAGTGCTGATTTCTTCACCCAAGCCGTTGATAAAACTCAACCCGTATTAGATAAACTTTCTGCGGTAGAGCAGGAACTAGAAATTGCTTTCGAACGCTGGGAAGAGCTGGAAGCAATGCAACAGGAAAGTTAAGATTTTGATGAGAAGTAACCTATTTAAATTATCAGCCGTCGCAGCCACAATTTGTGCATCTTTTGCGGCCAACTCTGCTATCTATAATGTGGTGGATGTGTATCAACCCGTTGTTGATCAAAATGCGCGTACTTTTGGTGTAGCGATTCAACCGTCTGCACTAGGAGGAGCGACTTGCTGGACGACAGATTGTTCTTCAAGTGATTATCTGATTGCTTTTGAAGAGCAGTTAAACAACCAAGGGTTTTTATACCGAGATGAGTCGCCATTTCGACTATCCAATGGTTTTGATTACCTTGAAGATAATCTTGATGGTTTTGAACGATACTGCCGTGACTGGTTAGGTTATAACACAAACGCCTGTGATGAATGGGCGAAAGAGCAGTACACACAAGGTTTTGCCTTGGAAGGTCCAGCAAACAATAATTCCTATGCTTATATTGAGAGCTCCGCGACTAAGATCAATGCTGGTAAAAACAATGTTATTGTGAATAGTTTTGGAAGCACCCCAGCGAGCGATGCATTAGGAACTTACTATGGCGATAGTCTTCAAAATCGTTCGATTGCTTATAAGGGTACGACACCTTTAGCGAAAGGAAGTTATGATCAGACTAAAGCTTGGGCTGAGTTAGGCAATATTATTGTAGGTAGTGTAAGTGAGCAGCGCACTGACAATACCAATGATTATTTATCAAATGCGGCGATTTGGAACAACGGCACTTTGGTTGTGATAGCAAATCAAACAAACTCGCCAAATGATCGTCGTGTCCCACAAGGTAGTGCGCGAGATATTGCTTCGGTCACTGGTACTCCATATGCCGTCGGGTATACTTCAAATAACGAAAGTGAACGTATACCGGTCGCTTCAGTATTTAACCTTACCACGGCTTCAAGCCCTAGCGTTACGCGAATCACCGACTTTTCTGACGACGACAAGTACTTAAGCTCAGTACTAACGCACGTAAATAATAATGGTGTTGCGATTGGTGAAGCTAAAAACCGTAACCCACAACGTGCTTACGCAAATGCACTGTTCTATGTATCAAACGTGGCGAGCCCAAATAGCTACACCATGTTTAGTGGCGGCATCTTTTTTGATGGTGCCAATGGTAAAGCTGGCGCGATCAATAATTTCAATGAAGTGGTTGGCCAAATTGATTATGAAACCAAAGCGGAAGTTGGCGGAACCGAGCGTGCTAAGCGTGCGTTTGTTACTACGATTGGTGACAAATCAACATCACCATTGAAAGGACAGTCTCGTTACCTTGATGATCTAACGATGGGCACTGGTGCGTTGTCAAGTAATAACCAGTACCGCATTATCGATGCCACTGACATCAATGATGCGGGCGTGATTTCTGCAACAGCCCTTTACTGTGCTGGCGGTTATGATACCCAAGCGATCAACTCTACCTGTCAAGGCGGCACTCCGGGTACTGAAAAACTGCGAGCAGTCAAACTTGTACCGATTAACGGCGCTGATGCGAGTCAAATCCAACCGCGTGTTGTTGACTCAGAAACGATCGAGCGTGAGGGTGGTTCTGTTGGTTGGTTTGCACTTGGTCTGTTAACTCTGTTAGGTTTTAGACGCAAACAATAGACAAAATTGTAAACTAGGGCACGAGCTCACAAATTTGAGTTCGTGCCTTTTTTATTGCTTGTGAAAGGCGCACTTTTGTTCGATTCTTTAATTGTGGCTTCATAAAAACGCCACATTATTTTAATAGTAGTACTTAGACACAACCGTATTGTATGAGGACGACACTATGAAGAGACAAAAGCGTGACCACCTAGAACGTGCGCAATCTCAAGGTTATAAAGCAGGCTTAAATGGTCGTTCGACCGAGTCTTGCCCATATCAACAGATGGACGCTCGTTCGTATTGGCTTGGTGGTTGGCGTGATGCCAGAGAAGACAAAACATCTGGTTTATATAAGTAGTTAACTCTCTTCACATACAACGTAAGGAAATGAGCCCCGCAAGGGGCTTTATAATTACCATCTAGCGCACTATAACTAAAATGCTTGTATAAAAATAAACGACTCAATTGAGCCGCTTATCTAAACAAATCGTTAAAACGCTGAGGTGTCTTGGAAAAGACCCACTTTAAGATCTTTTGCTACATAGATTTCTTTACCATCAACGAGTACGCGACCGTCAGCCAAACCCATAACCAGTTTACGGTTTACTACGCGTTTCATATGGATTTCATAGGTGACTTTTTTCGCTGTTGGGAGAATTTGTCCAGTAAACTTCACTTCGCCCACACCCAAAGCGCGACCTTTACCTTTACCGCCAACCCAACCAAGGAAGAAACCGACTAACTGCCACATAGCATCTAAACCTAGACATCCTGGCATCACTGGGTCACCAGGGAAGTGACAGTCAAAAAACCACAAATCTGGAGTAATATCGAGCTCTGCTAAGATAAGACCTTTGCCGAAGTCACCTTCAGTTTCTGACATTTTTGTGATGCGGTCCATCATAAGCATATTAGGTGCAGGAAGTTGAGGGTATCCTTCACCAAACAGTTCACCTTGGCTAGATGCCAGTAAGTCTTCGCGATTGTATGATTCACGTTTATTTTGCATTATCAATTACTCCAATTTTTGATAGCTGCATATTAGAGAACACGTGTAAGCTAAACAACTCCGATCAGTGCTAGTTAAACCAGTTTCTAATACGCTCAATCCATGTTTCAGACTGTTCATGTCTCTCAAAGTTTTCAATACGTTGAGCGATTTTGCTGATGACACTTTCTTCGTCATCACCACGGAAAGGCTTACCCATAATGATCGGGATGGCTTGGTCAACGGTTTCTACCGACCAAATATGAAACTCATTGTTTTTAATGCTGTTTACAACATCTTTGTGCAACGCTAGATGCTTAAGATTCGTCTTTGGCAAGATCACGCCTTGGTTACCAGTAAAACCTTGGTGTTTACAGACATGATAGAAACCTTCGATTTTCTCGTTGAGTCCACCCACGGCTTGAACTCGGCCAAACTGATCAACAGCACCAGTGACCGCGATTTGCTGATTGATCGGATACTCAGACAATGCACTCACAAACGAACAGAGTTCGGCAAGTGTTGCGCTATCACCGTCAACTTCGCAGTAAGATTGCTCAAATACAACGGAAGCAGAGTAGGGTAAAGGCTCATCTAGATTAAGCGCACTCGCAACGAATGCCTGCATAATCATCATACCTTTAGCATGCAGGTTACCGCCTAATTCGGCCTTGCGTTCTACGTCCGAAATGTCACCATCACCGAAGTGAATGACACAAGAGATACGAGCTGGCTCACCATAAGATTGCGGGTGACCGGAAACATCAATAACAGTTAAGCCATTGACCTGACCAACACATTCCCCTTGAGTTTCAATGATCACTTGGCCATCGAGGATATCTGAACGAGCTCGTTCTGGCAGGTAGGCTTCACGGTAGTACTTAGCGTCAATAGCGGCATCAATGTCGAACTCTGTCAGTTCTTGACTGTTTGACGTCGATAACGACTCAAAGAAAATCGCTAGATACCACATAATATCGAGCGGCATGTAGCGTTGATCTTCGGTCAGTCTCGCGCCAGCTACCATTAGGCGATGAACAGCTTCGGGAGTAAGCGGAGGCAGCTGATTAGTTTGTAGCATCCAGTTGAGATGGCCTAAATAGGTCTCGATGCTTTGTTGTGACAGTGCGAGCTCAAGTTCCACTTCACTATAGAGTGCGAAGCCGTTGTATAAATCGGGTTCGAGATATTCAAGCTCTGCAATTTGATCGCGGTCGCCAACCAACAGCAATTTGCTTGATACTGGGTAAACGGGCTCTTCAACTGGCAGATTACGTGGATCGGCGTTAATCGCGGTGCCATTACCAGTGAGCAGCGCTGCTTTTAGCATCAACCAACTGGCAGGATTCGCCAATAGAGCATTGACCGGGATGATGATAAAACCGTTTTGGCACTTCTCGAGCAAGCCTTTGTTGCGTTGAGCAATGTTGCCTT
This is a stretch of genomic DNA from Vibrio panuliri. It encodes these proteins:
- the pyrD gene encoding quinone-dependent dihydroorotate dehydrogenase → MLYRLARTGFFQLDAEKAHDLAIQNFKRFTGTPFDLFYRQQLPHRPVECMGITFRNPVGLAAGLDKNGECIEAFDAMGFGFVEVGTVTPRPQSGNDKPRIFRLVDAEGIINRMGFNNLGVDNLIDNIKKAKYDCVLGINIGKNKDTPIEKGTEDYLICMEKVYQYAGYIAVNISSPNTPGLRTLQYGEALDELLGALKEKQTELNEKHGKYVPVALKIAPDLTDEEIRQICQSLIKFEIDGVIATNTTLDRTIVEGMKHANEAGGLSGRPVQSRSTEVVRQLHQELGDKLPIIGVGGVDSYVAAKEKMMAGAKLVQVYSGFIYHGPGLVKEIVKNI
- a CDS encoding cell division protein ZapC, with protein sequence MLKPSDKWTWYYDDANQHLMLDLGNDMVFKTNLCRKLIVECAVGVNEFTVDDASAFQTYKEQISHLDLSEPRQAELALYCVAAKRFHKPVQPKSWFFDSLSDGSIIPEEGDFVRLANSHGHGSFIVLEVGECASLCASINLDDFSLNGSKSLSFGQAIKVMHDRTQVINHSFLTQPMRLVG
- the rlmKL gene encoding bifunctional 23S rRNA (guanine(2069)-N(7))-methyltransferase RlmK/23S rRNA (guanine(2445)-N(2))-methyltransferase RlmL, encoding MHQYLAVTSNGLENLLVEELTKLGIADAKPVQAGVRFKATNEQIYRCCLWSRLASRFVRILSEFTCQDDMDLYSVASAVNWIDHFHSSKKLVVDFNGTNREIRNSQYGAMKVKDAIVDCFTKKNLPRPSISKDHADLRIHVRLHKDKAILGIDMVGGGLHQRGYREQAGKAPLRETLAAAIILRSGWDASKNFLDPMCGSGTLVIEAAMMAANMAPGVKRKAWGFEVLQDFDAELWAEVKSEAAVQARRGVKKVDAKFFGFDNDERVIKTARDNARRAGVEELVTFEVGDAALVKRPAGFEDGVVVCNPPYGERLGTHPGLIALYTAFGAQLKSEFGGCQASIFSSSDELLSCLRMRADKQFKLNNGALPCHQKNYQIAERTGEAVSDNVTETVIAPDFANRLKKNIGKIGKWARKEELDCYRIYDADLPEYNVAIDVYLDHLVIQEYAAPKSIPEETAKRRLTDIIRAAIQVTGVEANKVVLKTREKQKGRAQYQKLSQQSETMQVNEYGVNLVVNLHDYLDTGVFLDHKLTRRRLGQMAQGKDFLNLFAYTGSATVHAACGGARSTTTVDMSNTYLEWAKENMQLNGQVGRQHQYVQADCLQWLEKANGSYDLIFIDPPTFSNSKRMEQTFDVQRDHIQLMRNLKRLLKAQGTIVFSNNKRHFKMDLEALAELGLEAKNISSQTLPLDFSRNKHIHNCWLVTHKGE
- a CDS encoding glutaredoxin family protein, whose product is MITLYSTEGCHLCEMALALATQLDISLPIEVVDIAFDDELFSRYGVTIPVLSYGESELNWPFELEQLQIWLENNGITYHK
- a CDS encoding ABC transporter ATP-binding protein produces the protein MALLTINNGLLGFGDRPLLDNVDFALQENERVCLVGRNGAGKSTLMKVLAGEVIMDDGKLTVTQDVVISRLEQDPPRNQEGTVFDYVSAGLAEIGEQLKIYQDQLDLIAKDPSEKNINKLARIQEQLEHSGAWRFEDRIQNVLTALKLDGHTKLTDLSGGWQRKAALARALVRDPDVLLLDEPTNHLDVTTIEWLENFLKDFRGSIIFISHDRAFIKSMATRIVDLDRGNLASFPGNYDQYLIDKEEMLRVEEMQNAEFDKKLAQEEVWIRQGIKARRTRNEGRVRALKKLREERSDRREVQGKANIQIDDANRSGKIIFEATNLSFDIDGQQIVSDFTFNVMRGDRIALIGPNGCGKSTLLKLLLGDIQPTQGRLHCGTKLEVAYFDQYREVLDPEKSVIDNLADGKQEVMVNGRQRHALSYLQDFLFPPHRSRTPVKALSGGEKNRLLLARIFLRPNNLLVLDEPTNDLDIETLELLEDLLANYQGTLLLVSHDRQFVDNTVATSWIFEGDGVIEEFVGGYHDAQQQRAQVKQSRAVEKPAKEKPVVEASLKTVPAKGKPKKLSYKLQRELEELPVKLEELETEIESLQELVNSADFFTQAVDKTQPVLDKLSAVEQELEIAFERWEELEAMQQES
- a CDS encoding DUF3466 family protein, whose amino-acid sequence is MRSNLFKLSAVAATICASFAANSAIYNVVDVYQPVVDQNARTFGVAIQPSALGGATCWTTDCSSSDYLIAFEEQLNNQGFLYRDESPFRLSNGFDYLEDNLDGFERYCRDWLGYNTNACDEWAKEQYTQGFALEGPANNNSYAYIESSATKINAGKNNVIVNSFGSTPASDALGTYYGDSLQNRSIAYKGTTPLAKGSYDQTKAWAELGNIIVGSVSEQRTDNTNDYLSNAAIWNNGTLVVIANQTNSPNDRRVPQGSARDIASVTGTPYAVGYTSNNESERIPVASVFNLTTASSPSVTRITDFSDDDKYLSSVLTHVNNNGVAIGEAKNRNPQRAYANALFYVSNVASPNSYTMFSGGIFFDGANGKAGAINNFNEVVGQIDYETKAEVGGTERAKRAFVTTIGDKSTSPLKGQSRYLDDLTMGTGALSSNNQYRIIDATDINDAGVISATALYCAGGYDTQAINSTCQGGTPGTEKLRAVKLVPINGADASQIQPRVVDSETIEREGGSVGWFALGLLTLLGFRRKQ
- the rmf gene encoding ribosome modulation factor translates to MKRQKRDHLERAQSQGYKAGLNGRSTESCPYQQMDARSYWLGGWRDAREDKTSGLYK
- the fabA gene encoding bifunctional 3-hydroxydecanoyl-ACP dehydratase/trans-2-decenoyl-ACP isomerase, with protein sequence MQNKRESYNREDLLASSQGELFGEGYPQLPAPNMLMMDRITKMSETEGDFGKGLILAELDITPDLWFFDCHFPGDPVMPGCLGLDAMWQLVGFFLGWVGGKGKGRALGVGEVKFTGQILPTAKKVTYEIHMKRVVNRKLVMGLADGRVLVDGKEIYVAKDLKVGLFQDTSAF